The stretch of DNA TCAAACCCCAAGTCAAATCAAGAAATTCTACGAACCTGTTATGGATATGGAAGGTGTTGAGATTGCAAGTCAAGGACAGTCAGTAGACAAGAAAATCAACTTTGATTTGCCAGATTTTTCAACCAAAGAAAAGGTAACAGGAGCTGAGATTGGTAGTGCCACCCACGAACTCATGCAGAGAATGGATCTCAGTCAGCGACCAACTCTTGCTAGCCTGACAGAAACTCTCAAACAAGTTCAAACTAGCCAAGCTGTCAGAGACAAGATCAATCTTGCTAAAATTCTTGCATTCTTTGACACAGCACTCGGTCAGGAAATTCTCGCTAATACCAACCATCTTTATCGCGAGCAACCTTTTTCCATGCTCAAACGAGACCAAAAGAGTCAGGAAGACTTCGTTGTCCGTGGTATCCTTGATGGCTATCTACTTTACGAAGATAAAATTGTTCTGTTTGACTATAAGACAGACCGCTATGATGAACCGAGTCAACTCGTAGACCGCTATCGTGGTCAGTTATCCCTATACGGAGAAGCTTTATCACGATCCTATTCGATTGAAAATATTGAAAAATACTTGATTTTACTCGGTAAAGACGAGGTTCAAGTTGTAAAAGTATAATTTATACTCTTCGAAAATCTCTTCAAACCACGTCAGCTTCAGCTTGCTGTAGATATGGTTACTGACTTCGTCAGTTCTATCCACAACCTCAAAACTGTGTTTTGAGCTGACTTCGTCAGTCTTATCTACAACCTCAAAACTGTGTTTTGAGCAACCTGTGGCTAGCTTCCTAGTTTGCTCTTTGATTTTCATTGAGTATTAGAAAGGAGACCTCATGACACTTCCAGTTAGAAAATCCCTGCATGATGCGGTTTTACAGGCTTCAAAAGCTGATACTTGGGAACAAGCTACCAAGGAATGGAATGAAGTTTCCTTGATTTTTAACGGTATCGGCCGTAGCAATTGTGTCTGTGGAAATGCCATCAAGTACGCCTACGAACTCTTTAACGGTGTCACAGGTCAACGCCTCTTTCCGATTGGTAGCGACTGTGTTCGTCATTTTCATCGATTGACCCTTGACCAGCAACTGGAAGAGGAAGAAAAACTGCTCAGAAAGGTTGAAAATCTGACCAGAAAAGCCCAGAAAAAGGAAAAAATCAAGGTCAATAAAAGTGACTTTGACGAGCGACTTCTAAAATGGCTCTGGGAAAAAGGTGTTTTCAAACCCAATCGTGGCAATCAATTTGCGCCTGAGAGTGACTACCAGCTTTTCTTAGAAGTCTTTCAGGGAGGAAGTTGGACTAAGGCAGAGCCCAAGAAAAAGGCTCGGATGGAAGAAGTCCTTGAAAAGTGTATCAAACCCTTTTTACTTGGAAAACCAGATGACCAACTCTACCTTGTCAAGCTAGGTAAGGAGAAAATTGACTACGAACAAGAACTCCGTATTCAGGCAGAGAAAGAGCGCAAGAAGAGGGATAAAATAGCCAAGCAGTATGCAGACAATCTAGTTCTAGCCATGGGCCCAGCAGAGCGGGCTTATCAAGATTATTTTGGTTTTACAGAAACCCTGACTCAAGAAGAACGCAAATGGGAGAAAATTCTTTTTGGTAAAAATAGAACAGAACGGGCCATCAAGGCCAAACAATATCAAAAAGAGCTGGAAAAAGACCAACGAATTGCGAGTCAGGATCCAGTTGAAAGAAAACAGAAGCAGACTTGGCTCCTCAATTCCTATTTTCGTGACCTTCCTGAAGAAAAATCCCGATTTGCTCGACTCTTATTAGAATATCGAAAAAGTGGAGAAGTTCCCTTTTCAACCCAATACCTGTCAGATCATCTCATCAACTTTTTCTATAAAATGAAAGCTTTTGAGTTTGAAATCTCACCAGAACAAGTCCGAGACTTCTTAAAAGAAAGCCTTCAGACAGAACATCTATCCTCAGCACAAGAAAGCTGGATAGATGGAATTCTTCTCAACTGCATCAAACCATTTTTAGAACGATTATTGATATAAGTAACACCTGCCATGGAAATGCCATGGTAGGTGTTAGTTTTAATAGTCAGTGTCATTATTATTCTCAACAGATTTATTCGAAAACAAAACACGCTTATTTATATATGCTTTATTATACTGGATAACTTTTAAAATATTATGAGAGACTTAATTATAAGTAGCTTATTTTAATGTTTCGTAGTATAATAACATCAGGAAAACAAACTGTATAAACCAATATTTATAGGTTATTCTAAATACTTATATATAAATGCAGGAATTATTTATTACAGTAACTAAAACTCTATTATATAAGGAAATATTACATGATTGATATCCACTCTCACATTGTTTTTGGTGTAGATGATGGACCAAGCACAATTGAAGAAAGCCTAGCTCTTCTGAAAGAAGCTTTTTCACAGGGAGTTCGTACAATTGTATCCACTTCACATCGTCGTAAAAATATGTTTGAAACTCCAGAAGATACAATTATGACCAACTTTAAAGAGGTTCAAGCACTTGCTAAGAAAGAACTGCCTGACTTAACTCTTTTATATGGAGCTGAAATATACTTCACCCAAGATGCTCTTGACAAATTGGAAAGCAAGCAGATTCCTACTCTGAACGATACACAATATGCTTTGATTGAATTCAGCCCGACCACCCCCTATTGGGAAATCCGCAATGCAGTAAATAAAGTTTTATTGTTAGGTATTAGACCTGTCATTGCCCATATTGAACGCTATGCTGAACTAGAAAAAAATGAAAAAAGAGTTAAAGAGCTGATAGATATGGGATGTTATACTCAAATAAATAGTTCAAGTGTTCTTAAGCCTAAAATGTTTGGGGATAAGTATCGCTTACTCAAAAAAAGAGCTCAGTATTTTCTATCCTATAATCTAGTTCACTGTGTGGCTAGCGATATGCATAATCTAAGCTCAAGACCACCATATATGAAGCAAGCATTTGACGCAATTAGTCATCAGTATGGAAAGGAAAGAGCAGAAGAATTATTTTTAGTAAATCCTCAGTTGATTATATCGAACAAAAATATTTAGCAACATTTAATTTAGGTATATTTCCTGTATTTTAATCACGTAAGCTTGAAAATCTTATTTTTTTATGTTATATTGAACTGTATGATTTAATTCTTGGTAAATATACATATTTTTATTAGTTCTAGCTTTTTATACTCAGGACTATATATATATATATATGCATCAACGTAGTGAGTGGCGCACGCATATATATGTGTGCGCCTTAGTTTTTTCTAGGAGAATGATGCTTATGTATAGGAGAATTAAGAGAATTATAGGTCTTCTAATTTCTATACCCTCATTACTATTAATTATCCCGATTTGTTTAATAGCATGTATCTTTATTGTAATCGAATCAAGTGGTAATCCTATTTATATACAAGAACGAATTGGTTTAAATGGACAAAGTTTTTCAATTTATAAACTCCGATCCATGTATCAAGATGCTGAAAAGAATGGTCATAAATGGGCGAGCAAAAATGATACACGCATTACAAAAGTTGGACGTTTTATTCGTAAAACACGAATTGATGAATTACCACAAATCATTAATGTAATTAAAGGTGAGATGTCCATTATTGGACCACGACCAGAACGACCAGAGTTTATCAATGAATTTTTGAAAGATATCCCTAATTTTAATGAACGTTTAGCTGTCCGCCCAGGAATCACAGGATGGGCTCAAGTAAATGGTGGTTATGAATTAACTCCTAAAGATAAATTAGTCTACGATCTATTCTATATCAATCACGAAAGTATCAAGTTAGATTTTCTTATACTATTAAAAACAATTAAAGTGATGGTTACCGGGAACGGATCTAGGTAGTTCTAAGAAAGAAAAAATAAATAAAAGGAAACAAACAATAATATGACTATTTTTAATAAAAATATTAATAGAGTTTTTTCTTTGATAAAAAGCAAACTACTATTTTTACTTCTATTTACTATAGTAGGGACGACAGCAGTTGGTCTATATACTGTTTTTATCATTTCTCCTATATACAGTGTATCCTCTAAGCTCATAATGAAGAACACTTCAAGTCAAACAAATGGGCAAAATAATGATGCGCAAACGATTGAAGCTATAAACCTCTTTCAAAGACAAGCTAAGACTTATTTAGAGATAGCAGATCTTCCCCCTGTAAAAGATGAGACCAATAAAGCATTAAGCTTATCACCAGATGAAATTTCAAAAATCAAGTCTGTTAAATTAACAAATGACTCAGGTTCTCAGTTGGTCACAATAACAGTGAGAGGACTAGATCGAAATTTAGCTGAACGTTATATTAAAGAGTATGTGTCTCAGTACAAGAAATTTACAGCAGATAGATTAGGGCGCGACAACTTGTCAGTTGTTACAGAAGCACTGGGAAGTGATTCTCCAGTTTATCCCGTTCTATGGAAGAATCTTCTTGTATCTATTCTAGTATTTTCTTTTGTAGGATTTAATGTTATTTTCATCAAATATGTACTGAGTGATTCGATTGATTCTTACGAAGACTTGGAAGAGTTAGTGGGAACACCTGTTCTCGGGATGATTCCAACTATAGAGAGAAAGAGAAGAGGTGAGTGACATGCATATCGAAGTTATTCATAACAGTAAATCCATCGTAGCTGAGTCCTTTAGAACTTTAAGGAGTAATCTTCAGTTCTCAGAATTTGGAAAAAATATTAAAATCATTGTCGTTACAAGTGCCAACCCCAATGAAGGCAAGAGTGAAGTCAGTATCAATCTTGCCGCTTCTTTGGCCCAACAGGGGAAAAGAGTGATTATCATAGACGCGGATATGCGTAAACCAACTCAACATAAATTAACCGAGCTAAATAACACTGAAGGACTCAGTACCTTTCTATTAAAGAAGTCAGGAGTAGATTCTATTAATCATTTGACGATAAATGATGTGAATTTAGATGTACTGACTTCAGGACCTGTTCCGCCTAATCCTTCTGAGATGTTAGCTAGTTCTTCTATGGATGAAACACTTAAAGCATTTGAGGATTTTTATGACTATGTCATTATCGATACACCTCCCTTGCTAGCAGCAACTGATGCCCAAGTTTTAGCCAGTATTTCGGATGCTACCCTTCTGGTAGTAGATATCAAAAAATCAAAACGACGACAAATAATAGAAGCAAAAAGAAGATTAGACCATGTTGGAGCTAGACTACTTGGTGTGATAATGAATAAAATTGATTCACATAAAGATACCTATTATTACTATTATTAAACTAACTATTTGAAAGGCAGGAGAGAAAAAATGACAATCTATCTTTTAATGTTCGTCTATATCTCTTTCCTTGCCTTTTTCTCATTAAAATATGAGGATAAAGTAAAAGAGTTAGGTTTCCTTGTTCTTCCGACTTTTTTCTTTTTTTTAATCATTGCGGGTTTTCGTACTTCTAGCGTCGGAGGAGACTTAGGAACTTATATCCATATTTTTGAATCGAATCATTTACAACTTCCGGATTTATCAAATCTATTTCGTTCTCGATTTGAACTTGGTTATTTAGTAAGTAATATTTTCCTAAGAAACTTTAGTGAGCACTATCCATTTTTATTATTTTCCTATGCCTTTATAACTTTAATTGCCTGGTTTCTTGTGCTTTATAAGCATTCTAAAAATGTTTACATGAGTTTACTGATTTACTTCAGCTCGTTAGGACTCTTTTTTTATTCTTTATCAAATATCAGACAAGGTCTAGCGATCGCTTTAAGTTTTTTAGGGTTTCACTACGTAGTAAAAAACAAGAAGATTTTAGCATGGGTATTTATCTTACTAACTCCCTTATTTCATACATCTGGTATCGTCTGCCTCTTGTTTTTCCCCCTTAAAAAAATCGTTTTAAATAAAAGAATATACCAATTTGTGTTCCTTGCATTTCTAATCATCTTACCTTTTATCAAACAAATTGCAACTATCTTTATTTCTTTCTTCCCTCAGTATACTTCCTATCTGGAATCATCATGGTTTTTGGAAAGCAATAAATGGGCACCTGTATTTTTAACAATTTGGTATGGTATCGTTCTGGTCTTTGGTGAATTAGTGATTAGAAAACTGAAGTTATCGACTGAAGAAGAATTTATAAGAACTTTGTTCTTTATCTCCTTTTTATTTACTGCGTCAACTTTGCAAACAAGTCTTTTTGGCAGATTCGCACACTATTTTACCCCCTTTATTTGCCTATATATCCCTATGATTTTATCTAAAATAGGTGACAAAAAAGTTCAATGGATTTTATTTTATTTGATGATATTGGTTTACGCTTCAATCTTTCTAGTCATTGTTTATTTTAAAGCTGACTGGTACCATGTCGTTCCCTACCGTTCAGTTATTGTTGATTGGTTATTTGGAAATTAGGTTTAGGAGTTATAAAATGAAATTTTCAGTTCTAACGACAGTCTATAAAAAAGAGACTCCTACAAATTTAAGGAAAAGTTTACTAAGTTCTTATCAACAGACCCTTAAACCGACAGAAATCATTTTAGTTTGTGATGGCGAATTGACTGAAGAGTTAGAAATAGAAATCCAAAAGTTACAGAGAGAGATTCCAATTTTAAAGGTTTTTCATTTACCTGAGAACTTAGGCTCAGGACCAGCCTCTCTCTTTGGAGTCAATCAATGCCAAACAGAATTCATTGCTAGAATGGACAGTGATGATTATTCTCTAGAAACAAGGTTTGAAAAGCAAGCAGCAGCCTTTGAAAAAAATCCCAACCTCATCATGGTTGGTTCCAATATCCTAGAGAAAAATACAGAGTTTACCGCCTTAAAGAAAGTACCAGAAACTACAGCCGAAATTCGTCAATATTCGAAAATGAGAAATCCCTTTAATAATCCATCGAGTATGATGAAAAAAAAATATATCTTGAAGGCTGGTAATTATCGTAAATTCCGTTACCTAGAGGATTATGACCTCACAATGAGATTGTTACACGATAATCCAACTAAGGATTTTTTGAATATCCAGGAACCTTTAGTAGTCATGCAGACAAACGATTCTAGCTATCTGAGGAGAGGTGGTTTCTTGTATGTAAAGACGGACTTTATGCTCCAATTAGATTTTTATCGCAGAAGAGATATTACTCTAGTAGAATTATTTAGAAATATTTTCCTTCGTAATGCGATTCGAATTCTTCCAAATTCAATTAGGAAATGGGTCTATAAGAAAAATATGAGAGAAAATGTAGAGGTGGTTAGGAAGTTATGAAGAGAGTCATTACATACGGAACATTTGATTTATTGCATTACGGTCATATTAATCTTTTAAAAAGAGCAAAAGCGTTGGGAGATTATCTCATTGTCGGGCTTTCTACCAATGAATTTAATAGGCTAGAAAAAAATAAAGAATGTTATTTTGATTACGAAGAAAGAAAATCTCTATTAGAGGCTATCAGATATGTGGATCTCGTCATACCAGAAGAAAATTGGGATCAAAAAATCTCAGACATAGAAAAGTATCATGCTGATGTGTTTGTCATTGGAGATGATTGGCAGGGAAAATTTGATTATTTAAGTGATTTGGGAATAGAGGTTGTTTACCTATCACGAACAAAAGAAATTTCAACTTCTAAGATAAAGAATGATTTGAATCAAGGGAACTAGGATGAAATATCAAGTCATACATGTAACAGGTAGTGTAAGGAATACCATGAGTGGGGTACAAAGTTTTATCAAAAATCATATTCCAACTGATGATCAAGAGTTTGAATATATGGTTGGAGAGTCAAATGGAGAGGCTCATTTCCCATTTAATCAATACCTAGATGAAAAAGAAATCAAACGCATTGTATTTCCTGCCCTAAAGATTTCTAAATTATTTGCCTATGCGAGAGAGTGTCGTCAATTTTATAAAAGTAATAAAATTGACATTCTCCATGTCCATAATCCTATAACCGCTTTTATCCATAATTACTATGCTCGAAAAAATGGTGTTCCAGTTAGGATTTACCACAATCATAGTAGCCAATTTTCAGACACTTGGTTAAAAAGTATTCGCAATCGATTTTTGGTCTTTTTAGCTTTGAAAAATGCGACCCGTCGTATCTCTTGTGGTCAATTAGCTGGATTGAAGATATTTGGAAAAAAAGAATTTCAAATCCTTCCAAATGCAATTGACATCAACAAGTATCGGTTTTCTCCAACTTTTCGAGAAGAAATTCGCAAAGAGTTTCATATAGCTGAACATCAAAAAGTAGTTGGGATGATTGGTATTTTAAATCCTTTCAAAAATCAGAATTTTTTGATTGAAATTGCTAAAGAATTGCCTGATGTTACTTTTTTCTTTGTTGGTGAAGGACCAGATCGTTCAATTTTAGAAGAGAAAAGTAAGGAAGTGAAGAATATTATCTTTACAGGAAAAAGAGAAGATGTTCATAAATTTTATTCAGCCTTTGATATTTTTGCCTTTCCATCTTTGTATGAAGGTTTCCCAATGGTAATGGTAGAAGCTCAATGTTCTGGAGTCAATATTATCATGAATGAAACAATTGATCCAACAACTCAGATTGTTGATGAACTCTGTACAGCTATGCCTCTAGATAAGGATAAATGGGTAAACTATATCGAAAAGGCGCCTATCAAGGATAAGCAACGACAGCTGAATGAACACCTAAAGCGATTTGACATCGAAGAAAATGTTCAAAATTTAAAAGAAATTTATAAGCAAGGTTTAAAAAGAGAATGATCAACTATTTAAAACCCTTACTTTTTAAAGTAAGTGATTTTACTTATAAGATAAATAAAATTATTCACAAGAAAAGGAATAGAATTGTTCTGTATTCTAACTGGGGATTTAGAGATAATCTTAGAACACTCTATCACTATTTAGTGGACAATGGCTATCAGGAAACATACGAAATCGTTTGTGCTTCTAATGATTTTTATCATTTAGACAAAGAAAATGATGTAAAGTATGTTTCGATTTATCGAGGTTTCTTTTATTTTTTAACATCTAAATATTTTTTCTATTCATTTGGCAAGTATCCTATAAAGCCTGCTCCAAGCCAGATGGTTGTCAACTTGTGGCATGGAATGCCCTTGAAAAAAATTGGGAATCTTGAAGTTGGAATGGAAAAAATTGACTATAATTTCTTTACAAAATTAGTCTCCTCTTCAGAATTATTTACTCCAATCATGAAAGCAGCCTTTAATGCTAAAGATGAGCAGATGCTTCTTGTTGGCAACGTTCGAAATGATGAGCTCTTTAAAGAGAAAAAAGAGAAGAAAATCATTTGGATGCCAACTTACCGAAATTCCAAAAATTATCATGATAGCCAAGCGGCATTGATATTTTCTTTAGAAGAAGAGGACTTTAAAAACATTGAAGAACTACTTTCAAACTATGGCTATCAACTTTATATTAAACTTCACCCTCTTGAGGAATCTCAGTTAAAATTTGAGATGAATTATTCGACCATTCATCTATTGACAGAAGATATCATCAGTGAGCAATATGGGACTTTATATACCTTTTTGGGAACAACAAGTGCATTAATTACTGATTATTCATCAGTATTTTTAGATTATTATTTATTAAATAGGCCAGTTGCATTTACCATTAATGATTATGAGGAATACAAAGAAAAAAGAGGCTTTGTATTTGAGGATGTGAAGAGTTTAATGGTGGGTAGTGTCATTCGTGATTCGCATGATTTATTAGATTTCCTAGCGAGTGTCATGAAATCTGAAGATCCTTATATTGAAGAACGAAAAAAAGTTAATAACAAGGTAAATGCCATTCAAAAAGATTTTACAAAGACACTTTTGGATGAAATTGGATTAAGGAAATAAGGTTAGGATAAAGAATGATTAGTGTAATCGTACCTGTTTATAATGTAGAAACTTATCTGGAAGAATGTTTAGACAGCATTCAAAACCAAACCTACACAGACTTTGAAGTCCTTTTAGTCAATGATGGTTCAACAGATGGATCAAAAGCTATTTGTGAACGTTATTGTAAAGAGAATCGTCGCTTTCACTTGTTGAATCAAGAGAATCAAGGATTGAGCGCTGCACGAAATACTGGTGTAGCAGCTTCAAGAGGAGAGTTTATTGTATTTGTGGATAGTGATGACATGATTCTAGCGAACTATTTAGAAACCTTAATGCACTATATGCGTGAAGACGTAGATATTGTGGAAAGTCAGTTTACCGTATCTAACGAGGAATTTCTTGCTAAAAGTTTTAAAGAACCAAGTATTCTATTCGAAGGGAACTCTCAAGAAGCAGTAAAAATTTTCCCTAAACATGTTTTAAATGTTAATGCAGTTACAAAACTTTATAGAAGATCAATTGTTGAAGCTGTTCCTTATATAGATGGGGTGATTTTTGAAGATGTTTATTGTGGAATTGGAATGTTAAAATATATTCGAAAAATCATTAAAATTGATTATAAAGGTTATTATTATCGACAACATCAAGCTAGTATCATGCATCGAACCTTTACTCCTAAAAATTTAGATATCTTTACAGTCAGTGACCAATTAATAGACTTGTATTCTGATAGGGAAGAACTTCTTCCTTACATTGGAAGCTTCCTAGTTCATGTAGCAACCATGCATTATCAAGACTATATCCAAAAAGGAAATCCATATGCAGATGTCTATAATCAGAAATTAGCCGACTATGTAACTATCACCAAGAAAAATCCTGAGCTTGCAAAAAGTTCGCGTATGATTCGCCTCTATAATATTTGTCCAAAATATTATAATTCGATCATTTTCCCTGTTTATCATTTTTTGTGGAAACTAAAAAATGGAATTAGAAAGTAAATTCAGATGAATAAAAATGAATGAGAAGGAAGCTGTTTTATGATTAGCATAATCGTTCCAGTTTATAACGTGGAAGAATATCTGGAAGAATGTCTAGAGAGTATTCGAAAGCAAACCTATCAAAATATCGAAGTCATCTTAGTCAATGATGGATCAACAGATGGCTCACAAGCTATTTGTGAGCATTTTTGCCAAACAGATAAGCGTTTCCGATTGATCAATCAAAAAAATCAAGGTCAAAGTGTAGCCAGAAATCATGGCGTAAAAGAATCCCTTGGTGAATATATCATGTTTGTCGATAGTGATGATGTCATTAAAGCAAATATACTAGACGTATTACTATCCTATATGAAGGCGGATGTGGATTTAGTAGAATGTAGTCTTGTTCGCAATCAAGAAGAATTGCATAAAAATAAACCGATTCGAGTTATTTTCGAAGGTAATTCAACGGCAGCCATTATTAAATGTATAGCACTTAAAGAAGTGAATTATTCCCCATGTGCAAAATTATATAGAAGAGAAATTATTGAAAAAGTTCCATTTTTAGAAGGTGTTATTTACGAGGATGTTTATACAGGAATTAATTTTTTAAAAAATATTCGAAAAATGGTAGTTGTTGATTTAACTGGGTATTATTACCGATTTAGTCCGAATAGTACTATGACAACTTCTTTTAATGAGAAAAATTTAGATATTTTTAAAGTTGGAAATCAATTAATAGCATCCTTCCAAGATGATGCATATTTATTACCGTATATTGGATACTTTATGTTTTATCTAGGGGTTAGTCATTATTACAGAGATGGCATTACGAAGAAGAGTCCTTGTGTTAGTTTGTATGAGAATTTTATAAAGGAGTCTGCTTTTATTGCGAAGCAATCTCAAGAAGTTGTTCGAAAATACCGTTTACTAAGAATGTATTTCATAGCGCCAAAATATTTTTTAACGATTACTCATCCAGTGTATCAGTTTCTGTATAAAGGATGGAGTAAATTTAGAAAGTTGACTCACAAAAGACAAATGAAGGAGCTTATGAACAAAAATGATTAGTATAATCGTTCCAGTTTATAACGTGGAAGAATATCTGGAAGAATGTCTAGAAAGTATTCGAAAGCAAACCTATCAAGATATAGAAGTCATTTTAGTCAATGATGGTTCTACAGATGGCTCACACGCGATTTGTGAGCGTTATTGCCAAATGGATAAGCGTTTCCGATTGATCAATCAAAAAAATCAAGGTCAAAGTGTAGCCAGAAATCATGGTGTGAAAGAATCTATTGGCGAATACATCATGTTTGTTGATAGTGATGATGTTGTAAGTCTTGGTATGTTAGAACAACTTATGAAGTATATGTCTAATGGGATTGATATTGTAGAATGTGATAGAACTGAGGCTATTCAATGTTTGAATGAAGAAAAAAAAGATATTCATGTTAAAGAATTTGATTCAAATGAAGCATTATATCAATGCTTTCATCACGGGGTAAGTTGGAGTCCAGTCGCAAAACTCTATCGTCGTGAAATAGTGGAGAAAGTTCCGTTTTTAGAAAATTTAATTTATGAAGATTTTTATACTGGAATCGTCTCTTTAAAATATATTCAGAAAATGAGAAAAATTAACTATATTGGTTATTATTATCGATATCATACTTCTAGTACGATGAATCAGAAATATTCAGAAAAGAATCTTGATATTTTTAAAGTTGGCGAAAAATTATTAGAGGAATTTAGAGAAGATAATTGGTTACCTTATGTAGGGAATATGTTATTTTTAGTCGGTATTGGTCATTTTAAAAAGTATCGTATAAGAATTGGACATCCCTACTATCAGTTATATGTTGATGCAATTGATAACTATTTTGAAATAGCTAAGAAATCATCAGATATTTTCAATTCTAGTAAACTATTAAGATGGTATAGTTCTTCTCCGAAATATTTTTTAAGTATATTTTATCCTTTATATTTAAGATATTTAGACATTCGAAAAAAATGGAAAATTTAATAGGAGCCTATTTATGATTAGTGTCATTGTACCTGTTTATAATGTTGAAGACTATCTGGAAGAATGTTTAAATAGTATTCAACATCAAACTTATACCGATATAGAAGTGATCCTAGTCAATGATGGTTCAAGAGATGGCTCAAAAGAAATTTGTGAGCGCTATTGTCAACAAGATTCTCGTTTTCACTTAATCAATCAAGAAAATAAAGGATTAAGTGGCGCTCGTAATCGTGGTATGACTGAATCTAGAGGCGAATTTATCACTTTTGTAGACAGTGATGATGTTCTTAAAGAAGATATGTTGGAACAATTATTAAAGCACATGACTTCAGAAGAAATGGACATCGTAGAATGTTGGTATACAAATGATCAAAAAGAAATAGAAATCCCTTCTCCTGAGAATGTCAAAATTATTTTCCAAGGAAATGCCCATGAAGCATTAGTTTCTCTTTGTAAAGATAATATTGTCCGTTTGAATGCAGTTGCTAAACTTTTTCGAAGACAAGTGATTGTCAATTTTCCATTTTTAGAAGGTTTATTTTATGAAGATGTGTATGGAGGAATGGGAATCTTAAAACATATTCATAAAATGGTGAAAATCGATTATATAGGATATTATTACCGTGTACGTTCTGGTAGTATTATGAATCGCGAATTTAGTTTGAAAAATTTGGATTTGTTTACTATTTGTGATAAAGTGGAGCATTTATATGATGGAAATGCTGACTCACTCCCATACGTACATC from Streptococcus mitis encodes:
- a CDS encoding CpsD/CapB family tyrosine-protein kinase, yielding MHIEVIHNSKSIVAESFRTLRSNLQFSEFGKNIKIIVVTSANPNEGKSEVSINLAASLAQQGKRVIIIDADMRKPTQHKLTELNNTEGLSTFLLKKSGVDSINHLTINDVNLDVLTSGPVPPNPSEMLASSSMDETLKAFEDFYDYVIIDTPPLLAATDAQVLASISDATLLVVDIKKSKRRQIIEAKRRLDHVGARLLGVIMNKIDSHKDTYYYYY
- a CDS encoding glycosyltransferase → MKFSVLTTVYKKETPTNLRKSLLSSYQQTLKPTEIILVCDGELTEELEIEIQKLQREIPILKVFHLPENLGSGPASLFGVNQCQTEFIARMDSDDYSLETRFEKQAAAFEKNPNLIMVGSNILEKNTEFTALKKVPETTAEIRQYSKMRNPFNNPSSMMKKKYILKAGNYRKFRYLEDYDLTMRLLHDNPTKDFLNIQEPLVVMQTNDSSYLRRGGFLYVKTDFMLQLDFYRRRDITLVELFRNIFLRNAIRILPNSIRKWVYKKNMRENVEVVRKL
- a CDS encoding EpsG family protein, which codes for MTIYLLMFVYISFLAFFSLKYEDKVKELGFLVLPTFFFFLIIAGFRTSSVGGDLGTYIHIFESNHLQLPDLSNLFRSRFELGYLVSNIFLRNFSEHYPFLLFSYAFITLIAWFLVLYKHSKNVYMSLLIYFSSLGLFFYSLSNIRQGLAIALSFLGFHYVVKNKKILAWVFILLTPLFHTSGIVCLLFFPLKKIVLNKRIYQFVFLAFLIILPFIKQIATIFISFFPQYTSYLESSWFLESNKWAPVFLTIWYGIVLVFGELVIRKLKLSTEEEFIRTLFFISFLFTASTLQTSLFGRFAHYFTPFICLYIPMILSKIGDKKVQWILFYLMILVYASIFLVIVYFKADWYHVVPYRSVIVDWLFGN
- a CDS encoding YveK family protein, yielding MTIFNKNINRVFSLIKSKLLFLLLFTIVGTTAVGLYTVFIISPIYSVSSKLIMKNTSSQTNGQNNDAQTIEAINLFQRQAKTYLEIADLPPVKDETNKALSLSPDEISKIKSVKLTNDSGSQLVTITVRGLDRNLAERYIKEYVSQYKKFTADRLGRDNLSVVTEALGSDSPVYPVLWKNLLVSILVFSFVGFNVIFIKYVLSDSIDSYEDLEELVGTPVLGMIPTIERKRRGE
- a CDS encoding glycosyltransferase — translated: MKYQVIHVTGSVRNTMSGVQSFIKNHIPTDDQEFEYMVGESNGEAHFPFNQYLDEKEIKRIVFPALKISKLFAYARECRQFYKSNKIDILHVHNPITAFIHNYYARKNGVPVRIYHNHSSQFSDTWLKSIRNRFLVFLALKNATRRISCGQLAGLKIFGKKEFQILPNAIDINKYRFSPTFREEIRKEFHIAEHQKVVGMIGILNPFKNQNFLIEIAKELPDVTFFFVGEGPDRSILEEKSKEVKNIIFTGKREDVHKFYSAFDIFAFPSLYEGFPMVMVEAQCSGVNIIMNETIDPTTQIVDELCTAMPLDKDKWVNYIEKAPIKDKQRQLNEHLKRFDIEENVQNLKEIYKQGLKRE
- the tagD gene encoding glycerol-3-phosphate cytidylyltransferase — protein: MKRVITYGTFDLLHYGHINLLKRAKALGDYLIVGLSTNEFNRLEKNKECYFDYEERKSLLEAIRYVDLVIPEENWDQKISDIEKYHADVFVIGDDWQGKFDYLSDLGIEVVYLSRTKEISTSKIKNDLNQGN
- the cps4B gene encoding capsular polysaccharide biosynthesis protein Cps4B, with the protein product MIDIHSHIVFGVDDGPSTIEESLALLKEAFSQGVRTIVSTSHRRKNMFETPEDTIMTNFKEVQALAKKELPDLTLLYGAEIYFTQDALDKLESKQIPTLNDTQYALIEFSPTTPYWEIRNAVNKVLLLGIRPVIAHIERYAELEKNEKRVKELIDMGCYTQINSSSVLKPKMFGDKYRLLKKRAQYFLSYNLVHCVASDMHNLSSRPPYMKQAFDAISHQYGKERAEELFLVNPQLIISNKNI
- a CDS encoding sugar transferase encodes the protein MYRRIKRIIGLLISIPSLLLIIPICLIACIFIVIESSGNPIYIQERIGLNGQSFSIYKLRSMYQDAEKNGHKWASKNDTRITKVGRFIRKTRIDELPQIINVIKGEMSIIGPRPERPEFINEFLKDIPNFNERLAVRPGITGWAQVNGGYELTPKDKLVYDLFYINHESIKLDFLILLKTIKVMVTGNGSR